One segment of Mangifera indica cultivar Alphonso unplaced genomic scaffold, CATAS_Mindica_2.1 Un_0002, whole genome shotgun sequence DNA contains the following:
- the LOC123205253 gene encoding disease resistance protein UNI-like yields the protein MEICTSFVGSISEIIFTRLFDASGRQIGYLLKYNDNIETLQKQAQKLKATRHSMQLRIDAAARNREIILPDVQSWISEVDNVSAEAEEFLEDERNVNKMCFKGWCIDVRSRYRFSKAAKRKITVITQLQEGGTFQAISQPALPPSSIIVPTVGFSGIFESRESIKNEIMEALKDDKVSIIGICGMGGVGKTTLVKQVGKQAEEEKLYDSVVFVVVSQTPNIMEIQKVIAHKLGLESLLDCPESERASSLWQRIKEEKRILIILDDVWGRIKFEEIGIPFGKDHRGCKIMLTSRSKDVCDEMDCNKISIVGTLSKQESWELFKEVVGMDVENSVMSPIAREVVAECDGLPIAIVTIARALKNKNEHVWIDAARQLKTSTPTDIPGMKGSVISSLELSIKYLEIEDAKSLFFFCSVFPEDFEIPIEVLVTYGVALRWFKNVETMKDVRHRVHAIVSTLTSSFLLIYGKHRYTMEECVKLHDVVRDVACIIAPKYNQIFLVKAGTGLKEWPNRDTYEDLTCISLMSNDIKEVPGVMECPKLLSLLLQGNSKMVFPNNFFQGMKDLRVVDLSKTQLLPLPKSLSLLANLRTLYLNSCELGDLSIIGHLSKLEILSLNNSNVREIPISFSQLIHLRLLALNYCEKLAQMARGVISSLCKLEELYVLKSFEHWDSEGDEGGLRSNAKLAELQSLSRLTSLQIAIPNLDFLIDSDVPFKNLSNFAIIIGGVRHLEKRNFMISSKKYSRKLLMSNDDKVMIPGLINCLKNLVIEQTESLSVAMCKSVVYIFDCGVLKVTYGKTKLLSPLKVLHLTYLPSMTHIWKGETQYINLCNLKIITLWECPQLVKLFSQDLLQSLFCLEEMMISSCNNLEEIFIMKEKEEIIPPRKDLTTTSSSLGNLTSIEIGSCHKLKSLFTPTIVKNLVKLSSLIIRACSTLEEIVTTEKVSSSLVKKIVFPSLSKLELLWLRNIGCFSSSSYSIEFPVLETLVIIECPNMKIFGYGKQLTPKLNKVVKNLISFDKERWMGNLNSAIEQLFIEEQIFGYGEQLTPKLNKVVTNLVFGEGRWMGNLNSIAEQLFIKEQEKIARERQLVGHCNVWLVNSYTDEVLVELGQKVSMSLLAFPVSFVRLTWSTGSWLLSPTFKTGDVYPPSTAYLSSSRISNEDVHDFSETHAVADELKAARNGSK from the exons ATGGAAATTTGCACTTCATTTGTTGGTTCAATTTCTGAAATTATTTTCACCCGCTTGTTTGATGCATCAGGACGTCAGATTGGCTACCTGCTTAAATACAATGACAACATCGAAACTTTACAAAAGCAAGCTCAGAAACTCAAGGCTACCAGACACAGCATGCAATTGAGAATTGATGCTGCTGCAAGAAACAGGGAAATTATCTTACCTGATGTCCAAAGCTGGATATCTGAAGTTGATAATGTCTCTGCAGAAGCAGAAGAGTTTTTGGAGGATGAACGCAATGTGAACAAGATGTGCTTCAAAGGGTGGTGTATTGATGTCCGATCGCGTTACCGGTTCAGCAAGGCGGCAAAGCGGAAGATAACGGTGATCACTCAGCTCCAAGAAGGTGGAACATTTCAAGCTATATCTCAGCCTGCTCTTCCTCCTTCAAGCATTATCGTTCCAACTGTTGGATTTTCTGGAATTTTTGAATCCAGAGaatcaatcaagaatgaaattatggAGGCCTTGAAAGATGACAAGGTCAGCATAATTGGAATTTGTGGGATGGGGGGTGTGGGTAAAACCACTCTGGTGAAACAAGTTGGCAAACAAGCCGAGGAAGAGAAGTTGTATGATTCAGTAGTTTTTGTAGTTGTGTCTCAAACCCCAAATATCATGGAAATTCAAAAAGTAATTGCTCACAAGCTAGGTCTGGAATCATTATTGGATTGTCCTGAATCAGAACGAGCAAGTTCCTTGTGGCAGAGAATTAAGGAGGAGAAACGAATCCTCATAATATTGGATGATGTTTGGGGAAGAATTAAATTCGAGGAGATTGGTATTCCTTTTGGGAAGGACCATAGAGGTTGTAAGATCATGCTTACCTCTCGAAGCAAAGATGTGTGTGATGAGATGGATTGTAACAAAATATCTATTGTTGGAACTTTATCAAAACAGGAATCGTGGGAGCTATTCAAGGAGGTTGTCGGAATGGATGTTGAAAATTCTGTCATGAGTCCAATCGCAAGAGAAGTAGTCGCCGAATGTGATGGCTTGCCAATTGCAATTGTGACAATAGCAAGggcattaaaaaacaaaaatgagcaTGTGTGGATTGATGCGGCACGACAACTAAAAACGTCTACTCCAACAGATATCCCAGGGATGAAAGGAAGTGTGATTTCATCTTTGGAGTTGAGTATCAAATATCTAGAAATTGAGGATGCAAAATCATTGTTCTTCTTTTGTAGCGTGTTTCCAGAGGATTTTGAAATCCCAATTGAAGTTTTAGTTACGTATGGAGTGGCTTTGAGGTGGTTCAAAAATGTTGAGACAATGAAGGATGTTAGACACAGAGTTCATGCTATTGTAAGTACgttgacctcttcttttctcttgatttatgGAAAACATCGGTACACTATGGAAGAGTGTGTAAAATTGCATGATGTTGTACGTGATGTTGCATGTATAATAGCACCTAagtacaaccaaatattcttggTCAAAGCTGGCACTGGTCTAAAAGAGTGGCCAAACAGAGATACATATGAAGATCTCACATGTATCTCATTAATGTCAAATGATATTAAAGAAGTGCCAGGTGTGATGGAATGCCCAAAGTTACTGTCTTTACTATTACAGGGTAATTCTAAAATGGTTTTccctaacaatttctttcaaggCATGAAAGATCTTAGAGTTGTAGACTTGAGTAAAACTCAATTATTGCCATTGCCCAAGTCACTTTCTTTGTTGGCAAATCTTAGAACATTGTATCTTAATAGTTGTGAGTTAGGCGACTTATCTATTATCGGGCATCTAAGTAAACTAGAAATTCTTAGCCTTAATAATTCTAATGTTAGGGAGATCCCAATATCTTTCAGTCAATTAATTCATTTGAGGTTATTAGCTTTGAACTATTGTGAAAAGCTTGCACAAATGGCACGTGGTGTCATATCTTCTCTGTGTAAATTGGAGGAGTTGtatgttttaaaaagttttgagCATTGGGATTCCGAAGGAGATGAGGGGGGTTTGAGAAGCAATGCAAAGCTTGCTGAGTTACAATCTTTGTCTAGATTGACTAGCTTGCAAATTGCTATCCCAAACttggattttttaattgatagtGATGTGCCgttcaaaaacttatcaaacttTGCAATAATAATAGGTGGTGTAAGACATCTTGAAAAGCGCAACTTTAtgatttcttcaaaaaaatattcaagaaaattgtTGATGTCAAATGATGATAAGGTTATGATTCCAGGACTGATTAATTGCCTAAAGAATTTGGTAATTGAACAAACGGAATCTTTAAGTGTAGCCATGTGTAAATCagtggtatatatatttgattgtggAGTGCTTAAGGTGACATATGGAAAAACAAAGTTGCTTTCGCCATTAAAGGTACTACATTTGACATATTTGCCAAGCATGACACATATATGGAAAGGTGAAACTCAGTACATAAACCTTTGCAACTTGAAGATAATAACATTATGGGAGTGCCCACAGTTAGTTAAACTATTTTCACAAGATTTATTGCAGAGTCTTTTTTGTTTGGAAGAAATGATGATATCTAGTTGCAACAATTTAGAggagattttcataatgaaagaaaaagaggaaataATACCACCAAGGAAAGATCtcaccacaacctcctcaagtTTGGGAAACTTAACTTCTATAGAAATAGGAAGTTGCCATAAATTAAAAAGTCTCTTCACCCCCACCATAGTCAAAAACCTTGTGAAGCTCAGTAGCCTTATAATACGTGCTTGCTCAACATTGGAAGAAATAGTCACAACTGAGAAAGtatcatcatcattagtaaAGAAGATTGTTTTTCCTAGTTTGTCCAAATTGGAGCTTTTATGGCTACGTAACATTGGTTGTTTTAGCTCAAGCTCATATTCTATTGAATTTCCAGTTTTAGAAACTCTTGTAATAATTGAATGTCCAAATATGAAGATTTTTGGTTATGGAAAACAACTGACACCAAAGCTCAACAAAGTTGTGAAAAATTTGATTAGTTTCGACAAAGAACGATGGATGGGTAACCTGAACTCTGCAATTGAGCAATTGTTCATAGAAGAACAA ATTTTTGGTTATGGAGAACAATTGACACCAAAGCTCAACAAAGTTGTAACAAATCTTGTTTTTGGTGAAGGACGATGGATGGGTAACTTGAACTCTATAGCTGAGCAATTGTTCATAAAAGAACAA GAGAAAATTGCAAGGGAACGACAATTG GTTGGGCACTGTAATGTTTGGTTGGTTAATTCCTACACTGATGAAGTTCTTGTTGAGCTTGGCCAAAAGGTTTCTATGAGTCTTCTTGCATTTCCAGTCAG CTTTGTGAGATTGACATGGAGTACAGGGAGTTGGCTCTTGAGTCCGACATTCAAAACTGGGGATGTGTACCCGCCCTCAACTGCATATCTTTCTTCATCACGAATCTCCAATGAAGACGTCCATGACTTT AGTGAAACACATGCAGTTGCAGATGAATTGAAAGCAGCTAGAAATGGAAGTAAATGA